The Thermobifida halotolerans sequence ATTCCGTAGCTGAACGCGTAGACGTCGCCGTCCACGTCGACCAGGACGGCGACGGCCGGGCTCCTCGTGGTCAGTTCCAGGGGCAGGCCGGTCGATGTGCGTGCGTCTCGCAGCCAGTCGGGCGGGCGCTCGCCCCAGCGCGTTCCTTCGAGTACGACAGCGGGCCGGTCGTCGATGCGCGTGGTCCTGAGGTTCAGGTTCTGCTGGGCGGTCTCGTCGATGGCGAAGACGTCGCGCATCTCCTGTTCGGTTGGGGCAACACCGGCGAGCCGGTACAGCGTGACCTCGCGGACTCTGGGTGCTGCGGATCGGTAGGGCATAGTGGCCTCCTGGGGACAACCCGGGGTGTGTTCACATCCAGGTGGATGTCTGATGCGGGTCTAATGTAAACACTGTCTGTGTACATAGTCAACATAGATATTTCTGTCTGTCATTATCAACATTCATACGCATGTGCGATAGAGTGCACGGAGAAGCCCCGGAGTACAGGAGCCGCGATGTCGAACACCCAGTTCGGGACCACCGTGAACTCGGTAGGTATCGCCCGCCTGGCGGGCGTGGGACGGGCCGCCGTCAGCAACTGGCGGCGGCGCTATCCGGACTTCCCCGACCCCGTGGACGGCGCCGAGGGCAGCCCGCTCTTCGACCTGGCCGAGGTCAGGGCCTGGCTGCGGAGGATGGGCAAACTCGCCGCCGACGAGAGCCCGGACGCGGTGGTCGAAGCCGTCTGGAACGTGCTCGACCCGCTCCGGGAGCACCTGGACGGCGTCGACGCCGTCGCACTGCTGGGCGCGGCTCTGGCGGCGCGCGAGGAGGGCGCGGACCTGGCGGCGCTGCCCGAGGAGCGACTACGCGACCGACTGCTGGCCTCCCTCGACGTGGGCGCCCCGCCACCGGACCTGCCCGACGCCGCCCCGCTGCGCCGCGTCCTGGTCGACGCGGCCGACCGGCTGGACGCGGTCGGCGGCGCGCCGGACGCCTTCGAACGCCTCCACCAGCGCTACCTCACCTCGGTCTCCCGCCACTTCTTCGCCGACACCCCCGAGATCGGCGCACTGATGCTGCGACTGGTGGACGACTCCGCCGCCACGGTCCTCGACCCGGTGTGCGGTACCGGGACACTGCTGCGCGAGGCGGCCCGCCGCATCCCGGGCGTCGCGGTCCTCGGACAGGAACTCGACCCGGGAGCCGCCCGACTGGCCAGGGTCCGCCTCCTCCTGGCGGGCGCCCGGCCCGACATCCGCTGCGGCGACTCGCTGCGTGCGGATACGTTCGGCGGTCCCGCCGCCGACGCGGTGGTCGCCCACCCGCCGTTCAACCAGACCGACTGGGGTTTCGAGGAACTCAACCTCGACCCGCGGTGGCGCTACGGGGTCCCGGCCCGCAAGGAGCCCGAACTCGCGTGGGTGCAGCACGCCCTGGCGCGCGTGCGGCCGGGCGGCACGGTGGTCATGGTGCTGCCCCCGACCGTGGCGTCACGCGGCAGCGGCCGACGGGTGCGCCGCGAACTGATCCGGCGCGGGGCGCTGCGCGCGGTGATCGCCCTGCCCGCCGGACTCACCCCGCCGATGGGGGTGCCGCTGACGCTGTGGGTGCTGCGCAGCCCCGAGAACGGCAGCGCTCCGCCGGACGGGGTGCTGCTGTTCGACGCGTCCGACGGCCGGGCCGACGACTCCAGGGGAGAGGCCGCCCGGTCGTGGCCCGCCACGGCCGAGAGCGTGGTCTCCGTCTACCGGGCGTTCACGAAGGCCCCGGAATCGGTCGCGGAGAGCCCCGGCCGCTACCGGGTCATGTCGCTGGCCGATCTGCTGGACGAGGCGGTGGACGTCTCCCCGGGGCGCCACGTGCGGCGGCCCGGCCTCGACCTCGACAGCCTGGCCGACACCCGCGGCGATCTGCTGCGGCTGTCGGAGGACCTGGCCGCCTCCCTGCCCGGGCTGCGGCCCGCCACGGGGACGCTGCACCAGGCGATGACCACGCTCGGGGAACTGAACCGGATGGGCGGTCTGGAGATCGTGTACCGGCGCTCCGGCGACGACCCCGGCGAGGGCGAGCCGTCCCTGCCCGCCCTCACCGGGGAGGACATCGAGCGCGAGACCGCGCCGTCGGGCCGGGGCCGCCTGGACGAGCACACGGTCCGACTCCGCCCCGGCGACGTCGTGCTGCCCCGGATCGCGCGCCGTCCGGTGGCGCGCGTCGTCACCGACGAGGAGGCGGCCCTGCACGGCACCACCTACCTGCTGCGCCCCGATCCCGAGGTGGTCGATCCGTGGTTCCTGGCCGGGTTCCTCACCGGCTCGGGCGCCTGCGCCGCGGCAGCCTCCACGAGCCGCCCGGGGGTCACCCGCATCACGGAACTGCGCAAGGTGCGGGTGCCCCGCCTGCCACTGGCCGACCAGCGCGCCTACGGTGTGGCGTACCGCCGGTTGACGGAGTTCCGCCGCACCCTGCGCCGCACCACCGAGGTCGGCGACCGCCTGTGGTGGCTGCTGACGGAGGGGCTGGCGGTGGGCACGCTGCGTCCCGAAAACGGGAAAGAGGCTTGAGTACAGTCCTGTACCCGCGATAATGGACGGTCACGGGCGCACTGCGCGCCCGTTCGTCGCACCGCCTCTGGCCGTGGAGATACCGGGGGCGGTTTTCACGTGCCGGGAACAGAGACGAAGGGCGGCCGTTGACCGCGGATCAGGGACAACTCGAACAGTTCATCTGGCAGGTGGCCGACCTGCTGCGGGGCAGCTACTCCCAGGCCGACTACCGGAAGGTGATCCTGCCCTTCACGGTGCTGCGCCGCCTGGAGTGCGTGCTGGAGCCGACCCGCGACGCGGTGCTGGCCGAGAAGGAGGAGTTGCAGCGCCTGGGCATCCAGGACATGGACCTCATGCTCACCCAGGCCAGCGGCTGCGGCTTCTACAACAGGACCGGCCTGACCCTCAAGCGGATCGCGGTCAACACC is a genomic window containing:
- a CDS encoding N-6 DNA methylase, translated to MSNTQFGTTVNSVGIARLAGVGRAAVSNWRRRYPDFPDPVDGAEGSPLFDLAEVRAWLRRMGKLAADESPDAVVEAVWNVLDPLREHLDGVDAVALLGAALAAREEGADLAALPEERLRDRLLASLDVGAPPPDLPDAAPLRRVLVDAADRLDAVGGAPDAFERLHQRYLTSVSRHFFADTPEIGALMLRLVDDSAATVLDPVCGTGTLLREAARRIPGVAVLGQELDPGAARLARVRLLLAGARPDIRCGDSLRADTFGGPAADAVVAHPPFNQTDWGFEELNLDPRWRYGVPARKEPELAWVQHALARVRPGGTVVMVLPPTVASRGSGRRVRRELIRRGALRAVIALPAGLTPPMGVPLTLWVLRSPENGSAPPDGVLLFDASDGRADDSRGEAARSWPATAESVVSVYRAFTKAPESVAESPGRYRVMSLADLLDEAVDVSPGRHVRRPGLDLDSLADTRGDLLRLSEDLAASLPGLRPATGTLHQAMTTLGELNRMGGLEIVYRRSGDDPGEGEPSLPALTGEDIERETAPSGRGRLDEHTVRLRPGDVVLPRIARRPVARVVTDEEAALHGTTYLLRPDPEVVDPWFLAGFLTGSGACAAAASTSRPGVTRITELRKVRVPRLPLADQRAYGVAYRRLTEFRRTLRRTTEVGDRLWWLLTEGLAVGTLRPENGKEA